In Campylobacter magnus, the following proteins share a genomic window:
- the folE gene encoding GTP cyclohydrolase I FolE — protein MDKKENLVREFLSLLGEDPEREGLLDTPKRVSKAFDFLTSGYKEDPKEVLGSALFTSSASEMVLIKDIEFYSLCEHHLLPIIGKAHVAYIPNGKVVGLSKIPRMVNIFARRLQIQEQMTEQIASALQDCLAPKGVGVMIEARHMCMEMRGVQKINSITSTSALRGRFIKDERTRKEFFDLIKIR, from the coding sequence ATGGATAAAAAAGAAAATTTAGTTAGAGAATTCCTTTCTTTGCTTGGCGAAGACCCTGAGCGTGAGGGCTTGCTTGATACACCAAAAAGAGTTTCAAAGGCCTTTGATTTTTTAACAAGTGGCTATAAAGAAGATCCAAAAGAAGTGCTAGGCTCTGCTTTATTTACAAGCTCGGCAAGTGAAATGGTGCTTATTAAAGACATTGAGTTTTACAGCCTTTGTGAGCATCATTTGCTGCCGATAATCGGCAAAGCGCATGTGGCCTACATACCAAATGGCAAGGTCGTGGGGCTATCTAAAATCCCACGCATGGTAAATATTTTCGCTCGCCGCCTTCAAATCCAAGAGCAAATGACAGAACAAATCGCAAGTGCCTTACAAGACTGCCTTGCACCAAAAGGCGTGGGCGTGATGATAGAAGCACGCCACATGTGCATGGAAATGCGTGGAGTTCAAAAAATAAACTCTATTACAAGCACCTCAGCCCTGCGTGGCAGATTTATAAAAGATGAGCGAACAAGAAAAGAGTTTTTTGATCTAATTAAAATAAGATAA
- a CDS encoding NAD(P)H-hydrate dehydratase — protein sequence MKKVFTSTGELDKRAVSLGLSELVLQENASAAVAKVVKERYKGALVLGFCGGGNNGADALAALRRLCGEYECVAVLVSDKLNNNATTQLKIAKSAGLKVIKANEIDENTAGWISEALKGSVCVIDGIFGAGFKGELSTKITTLIASLNEAISANPLVLALSVDMPSGLDIAGIPSPLAFRANTTITMGAAKLGLFNDLAKDYVGELICADLGLCEGLYTSGVSSDFLLEMSDMRLPSRNTQNVNKGDFGHAFVACGDMSGAARLCALSALNMGAGRVSIVAKKKLKDLEPEIMLKRNFSGASAVAIGMGLGGELYDIDEILALPCVVDADMFYHPSVLSFCAKAGAVLTPHPKEFASLLAFAGFGEFSVNEVVLNRFALARAFSQKFPATLVLKGANTIIANASKLYINCLGSAKLAKGGSGDVLSGMILALLAQGYDPLLASITATLAQAKIAANYSGSAFSYTPKDMIKGIKCL from the coding sequence ATGAAAAAAGTCTTTACAAGCACAGGGGAGCTTGATAAAAGAGCAGTGAGCCTAGGACTTAGCGAGTTAGTACTTCAAGAAAACGCCAGCGCAGCTGTGGCAAAGGTGGTAAAAGAACGCTACAAAGGGGCTTTGGTGCTTGGCTTTTGTGGTGGGGGAAATAACGGCGCAGACGCACTAGCTGCTCTTCGCAGGTTGTGTGGAGAGTATGAGTGCGTGGCTGTGCTAGTAAGCGATAAGCTAAATAATAACGCCACAACTCAGCTAAAAATAGCAAAAAGCGCAGGATTGAAGGTCATAAAAGCAAATGAGATTGATGAGAATACAGCAGGCTGGATAAGCGAGGCTCTAAAGGGTTCAGTTTGCGTGATTGATGGTATTTTTGGCGCAGGATTTAAAGGTGAGTTAAGCACAAAAATCACAACTCTCATCGCCTCTTTAAACGAAGCAATATCAGCAAATCCACTCGTGCTGGCTCTCAGCGTGGATATGCCAAGTGGGCTTGATATAGCAGGAATTCCCTCTCCACTTGCATTTCGTGCAAACACTACTATCACGATGGGAGCAGCTAAACTAGGGCTTTTTAACGACCTTGCTAAGGACTATGTAGGTGAGTTAATCTGCGCTGATTTAGGGCTTTGTGAGGGACTTTATACTAGCGGTGTTTCTAGCGATTTTTTACTTGAGATGAGTGATATGCGCTTGCCAAGTCGCAATACACAAAATGTAAATAAAGGCGACTTTGGACATGCTTTTGTGGCTTGTGGCGATATGAGTGGGGCTGCTAGGCTCTGTGCTCTCTCAGCTTTAAACATGGGTGCTGGCAGAGTAAGCATAGTAGCCAAAAAAAAGCTAAAAGACCTTGAGCCTGAGATTATGCTAAAACGGAATTTTAGCGGTGCTAGTGCTGTGGCTATCGGCATGGGGCTAGGGGGCGAATTATATGATATAGACGAAATTTTGGCTTTGCCTTGTGTGGTGGATGCTGATATGTTTTATCATCCTAGCGTGCTTAGTTTTTGTGCAAAAGCAGGTGCTGTGCTAACGCCTCATCCAAAGGAATTTGCTAGCTTATTAGCTTTTGCTGGCTTTGGTGAGTTTAGCGTAAACGAAGTAGTGCTAAATAGATTTGCCCTAGCTCGTGCTTTTAGCCAAAAATTCCCAGCAACCTTAGTGCTAAAAGGCGCAAATACAATTATCGCAAACGCTAGCAAACTATACATAAACTGCCTTGGCAGCGCAAAACTAGCAAAAGGTGGCAGCGGCGATGTGCTAAGCGGTATGATTTTAGCACTTTTAGCACAAGGATACGATCCTTTGCTTGCTAGTATAACAGCTACTCTTGCACAAGCAAAAATCGCAGCAAACTACAGTGGCAGCGCATTTAGCTACACTCCAAAAGATATGATAAAAGGAATAAAATGTCTGTAA
- the clpP gene encoding ATP-dependent Clp endopeptidase proteolytic subunit ClpP: MSYLVPTVIERTSKGERAYDIYSRLLKDRIIMLSGEIDDQVSSAVVAQMLFLEAEDPDRDIYLYINSPGGVVTSGLSIYDTMNYIKPDICTICIGQAASMGAFLLSCGAKGKRYALPNARIMIHQPLGGARGQATDIEIQAKEILRLKEVLNGVLAQNTGQKLAKIVKDTDRDFFMSAAEACEYGIIDSVLERSVDKSI; encoded by the coding sequence ATGAGCTACCTAGTCCCTACCGTAATCGAACGCACCAGCAAGGGCGAGAGAGCTTATGATATTTACTCGCGTTTGCTTAAAGACCGCATTATCATGCTAAGTGGCGAAATAGACGATCAGGTCTCAAGCGCAGTTGTAGCACAAATGCTGTTTTTAGAAGCAGAAGATCCAGATAGAGATATTTATTTATACATAAATAGCCCAGGCGGCGTGGTTACTAGCGGACTTAGCATTTATGATACGATGAACTACATTAAGCCTGATATCTGTACCATTTGTATAGGTCAGGCTGCTAGTATGGGAGCGTTTTTGCTAAGCTGTGGGGCAAAGGGCAAACGCTACGCCCTACCAAACGCTCGTATCATGATACACCAGCCATTAGGTGGAGCAAGAGGACAAGCTACTGATATAGAAATCCAAGCAAAAGAAATATTGCGCCTAAAAGAAGTGCTAAATGGAGTTCTAGCTCAAAACACAGGACAAAAGCTAGCAAAAATCGTAAAAGATACTGATAGAGACTTTTTCATGAGTGCTGCTGAGGCTTGTGAATACGGCATTATAGATAGTGTATTAGAAAGATCAGTAGATAAATCAATCTAG
- the purN gene encoding phosphoribosylglycinamide formyltransferase, producing the protein MSVKKIAILFSGSGSNMEAIIRKVHGKKAGKNRIEVALLICNKKDAYGIERAKNLGFETTIIEHSKYASRDGFDSELVRAIKAANIDLVVLAGFMRVLGANFCDNVKAINLHPSILPLFKGAHAIKESFESDMQVGGITVHWVSSELDGGKIIAQKTFARKNRTFKQWEEKIHKLEHKLLPKTIISLLKD; encoded by the coding sequence ATGTCTGTAAAAAAAATCGCAATTTTATTTTCTGGCTCAGGTTCAAATATGGAAGCCATCATCCGCAAAGTCCATGGCAAAAAAGCAGGCAAAAACCGCATAGAAGTAGCCTTGCTCATTTGTAATAAAAAAGACGCCTACGGCATAGAGAGGGCTAAAAATCTTGGCTTTGAGACTACGATAATAGAGCATAGCAAATACGCTAGCAGAGATGGTTTTGATAGTGAGCTTGTAAGAGCGATAAAAGCTGCAAATATTGATCTAGTCGTTTTAGCTGGCTTTATGCGTGTGCTTGGGGCGAACTTTTGCGATAATGTAAAGGCTATAAACTTACATCCTAGCATTTTGCCACTTTTTAAAGGTGCGCATGCGATAAAAGAAAGTTTTGAAAGCGATATGCAAGTTGGAGGCATCACGGTTCACTGGGTCAGCAGCGAGCTAGATGGTGGTAAAATCATCGCCCAAAAGACCTTTGCTAGAAAAAACCGCACATTTAAGCAGTGGGAAGAAAAAATCCACAAACTAGAACACAAACTGCTGCCAAAGACTATAATTTCTTTGCTAAAAGACTAA
- the fliI gene encoding flagellar protein export ATPase FliI, translating into MSLELLKNKLNSAKINLSGSFGVITKISANMLEVSALDAGIGDIVQIEGSGAGQLGMVTQIYEGGASVSPFGFVEGFKIGERVYASDIGMSIPVGEGLLGRVVDPFMRPKDGKGPIFSTERVPIMKAPIDAMKRGLIDEPFSVGVKAIDGLLTCGKGQKLGIFAGSGVGKSTLMGMIVKHCVAPIKVVALIGERGREVPEFIQKNLGGDLLGTVMVVATSDDSSLMRKYGAFCAMSVAEYFKNKGHDVLFIMDSVTRFAMAQREIGLALGEPPTSKGYPPSSLTLLPQLMERAGKEEGQGSITAFFTVLVEGDDMSDPIADQSRSILDGHIVLDRSLTDYGIYPPINILNSASRVMGDVTTPEHRANARKFKRYYSMLKENEVLIRIGAYQKGSDKELDMAIAKKAFMDDFIRQDSTAGYTIADTVKILEQIN; encoded by the coding sequence ATGTCGCTAGAACTCCTTAAAAACAAGCTAAACTCAGCCAAAATAAACCTTAGTGGCTCTTTTGGCGTTATTACTAAAATCAGCGCAAATATGCTAGAGGTCTCAGCCCTAGATGCTGGAATTGGCGATATAGTCCAGATTGAAGGCTCTGGTGCTGGTCAGCTTGGTATGGTTACGCAGATTTATGAGGGCGGTGCTTCTGTCTCGCCCTTTGGCTTTGTAGAGGGCTTTAAGATAGGTGAGAGAGTTTATGCTAGTGATATTGGTATGAGTATACCAGTTGGTGAGGGACTTTTGGGGCGAGTGGTAGATCCCTTTATGCGACCAAAGGACGGCAAAGGGCCGATTTTTTCTACTGAGCGTGTGCCTATTATGAAAGCGCCCATTGATGCGATGAAGCGTGGGCTAATTGATGAGCCTTTTAGCGTGGGAGTTAAGGCAATTGATGGGCTTTTGACCTGCGGTAAGGGGCAAAAACTAGGCATTTTTGCAGGCTCAGGCGTGGGAAAAAGCACTCTAATGGGTATGATCGTAAAGCACTGCGTAGCACCGATTAAGGTAGTTGCGCTTATCGGCGAGCGTGGGCGTGAGGTGCCTGAGTTTATACAAAAAAACCTTGGCGGAGACCTTTTGGGCACTGTTATGGTGGTAGCTACTAGCGATGATAGCTCGCTTATGCGAAAATACGGAGCCTTTTGTGCGATGAGCGTGGCTGAGTACTTTAAAAACAAAGGCCACGATGTGCTATTTATCATGGATAGCGTAACTCGCTTTGCTATGGCTCAGCGTGAGATAGGCCTAGCCCTTGGTGAGCCACCGACTAGCAAAGGCTATCCGCCTAGCTCGCTAACCTTGCTGCCGCAGCTCATGGAAAGGGCTGGCAAAGAAGAAGGTCAGGGCTCAATTACAGCCTTTTTTACCGTGCTTGTAGAGGGCGATGACATGAGTGATCCTATCGCTGATCAAAGTCGCTCGATTTTGGACGGGCATATCGTGCTTGACCGCTCGCTTACTGACTATGGCATTTATCCGCCTATAAATATCCTAAACTCAGCAAGCCGTGTAATGGGCGATGTAACCACACCAGAGCACAGAGCAAATGCTAGAAAGTTTAAACGCTACTACTCAATGCTAAAAGAAAATGAAGTGCTAATCCGCATAGGCGCGTATCAAAAGGGCTCGGATAAAGAACTTGATATGGCAATAGCCAAAAAAGCCTTTATGGATGATTTTATCCGCCAAGACTCCACTGCTGGGTATACTATCGCAGATACAGTCAAAATCTTAGAGCAGATAAACTAG
- a CDS encoding YifB family Mg chelatase-like AAA ATPase: MKSLKTASLSDTLHIISIEASLSRALPAIDIVGLAGASIKESSTRVKSALNLLSNSLEEAKLPPLRININLSPSGVRKDGSHFDLGIALLIMLQKRHFNEDFFVFGELGLDGAVKSSAELFSILLFLSTQVNSAKILLPKDIALKAAMIPNFEVYAISSLEEAFYFFTNDEFASSKKVQASHPLFENTIKIGDKIFVPNLEFPMDFKDIYGQDRAKRACVISATGFHNIIFEGSPGCGKSMSAKRLRYILPPQSKEEVLKACAYESLNATEADFSALRPFRSPHHTSTRSSIFGGGSSVAKIGEVALANGGILFFDELPHFGSNILESLREPLQDNRINISRVNSKISYDTKFLFVGAMNPCPCGNALNTELVCTCSPKDIKRYKASISGALMDRIDLYVLMSSQIDKTNAGLDSGAMSELVMRGFRAQISRGQSELNGKLDEADIAKYCICDKAALDVIQRAASTYNLSQRAINKTLKVARTIADIAQNEIIAKEHALEALGYRFRA; the protein is encoded by the coding sequence ATGAAATCGCTCAAAACCGCAAGCCTGAGCGACACACTCCATATAATAAGCATTGAAGCGTCTTTAAGCCGTGCTTTGCCAGCTATTGACATCGTTGGCTTAGCAGGTGCTAGCATAAAAGAAAGCTCCACTAGGGTAAAATCAGCCCTAAATTTACTCTCAAACAGCCTTGAAGAAGCCAAACTCCCCCCACTTCGCATAAACATAAACCTTAGCCCAAGTGGCGTAAGAAAAGACGGGTCGCATTTTGACCTTGGCATTGCCCTGCTTATAATGCTACAAAAGCGTCATTTTAACGAGGATTTTTTTGTCTTTGGCGAGCTAGGATTAGACGGAGCGGTAAAATCAAGCGCAGAGCTTTTTTCAATCTTGCTATTTTTAAGCACGCAAGTTAATAGCGCAAAAATTCTTTTACCAAAAGACATAGCCTTAAAAGCAGCTATGATACCAAACTTTGAAGTTTATGCGATTTCTAGCCTTGAAGAGGCGTTTTATTTTTTCACAAATGATGAGTTTGCAAGCTCTAAAAAAGTGCAAGCCTCTCATCCACTTTTTGAAAACACCATAAAAATCGGCGATAAAATCTTTGTGCCAAATTTAGAATTCCCTATGGATTTTAAAGACATCTACGGACAAGATAGAGCAAAAAGAGCCTGTGTGATCTCTGCAACTGGATTTCACAATATCATCTTTGAGGGCTCGCCAGGCTGCGGAAAGAGCATGAGCGCAAAAAGGTTGCGCTACATCCTGCCGCCACAGAGCAAAGAAGAGGTGCTAAAAGCCTGCGCCTATGAGAGTTTAAATGCTACTGAGGCTGATTTTAGCGCGCTTAGACCATTTCGCTCGCCTCATCACACTAGCACACGCTCAAGCATTTTTGGCGGCGGCAGCTCAGTGGCAAAAATCGGCGAAGTAGCCCTAGCAAATGGTGGAATTCTCTTTTTTGACGAGCTACCGCACTTTGGATCTAACATTTTAGAGAGCTTGCGAGAACCACTACAAGATAACCGCATAAATATCTCAAGAGTAAACTCAAAAATCAGCTATGATACGAAGTTTTTGTTTGTTGGAGCGATGAATCCTTGCCCTTGTGGCAATGCGCTAAATACCGAGCTAGTATGTACTTGCAGCCCAAAAGATATAAAACGCTATAAAGCTAGCATTTCAGGGGCTTTAATGGATAGAATTGATTTGTATGTGCTAATGAGTTCGCAGATTGATAAAACTAATGCTGGGCTTGATAGTGGGGCGATGAGCGAGCTTGTCATGCGTGGGTTTAGGGCACAAATAAGCCGTGGGCAAAGCGAGCTAAACGGCAAGTTAGATGAAGCTGATATAGCAAAATACTGTATTTGTGATAAAGCGGCTCTTGATGTGATACAAAGAGCTGCAAGCACCTATAATCTAAGCCAAAGAGCGATAAACAAAACGCTAAAAGTAGCACGAACTATCGCCGATATTGCACAAAATGAAATCATAGCAAAAGAACACGCCTTAGAAGCACTTGGATATAGATTTAGAGCGTAA
- a CDS encoding 6-pyruvoyl trahydropterin synthase family protein — MKIGRLYSFEAAHVVRDCASKRCKYSIHGHSYTAEIVLSAKGLDKAGMIYDFGLMKREIGSIIDCFDHSTILFTGDDDSYKNMIKTHSARWIELPFNTSAEQIARVLFALISKALSLTTMQNGENGVFLEYVKLNETAKGWACFEKADFESLGVDIASITCSQAVSSESADIISRLSKNEKFINPKEL, encoded by the coding sequence ATGAAAATTGGACGACTTTATAGTTTTGAGGCGGCGCATGTGGTGAGGGACTGCGCTTCAAAGCGTTGTAAATACAGCATTCACGGACACAGCTACACAGCTGAGATAGTACTTAGCGCAAAGGGACTTGATAAGGCTGGGATGATATATGATTTTGGGCTTATGAAGCGTGAGATTGGCTCTATTATTGACTGCTTTGATCACAGCACGATTTTATTTACTGGCGACGATGATAGCTATAAAAATATGATAAAAACGCACTCTGCTCGCTGGATAGAACTACCTTTTAATACCAGTGCTGAGCAGATCGCTAGGGTGCTTTTTGCGCTTATTAGTAAGGCTTTGTCGCTAACTACTATGCAAAATGGCGAAAATGGCGTGTTTTTGGAGTATGTCAAGCTAAATGAAACGGCTAAGGGCTGGGCTTGTTTTGAAAAAGCTGATTTTGAGAGCTTGGGCGTGGATATCGCTAGTATCACCTGCTCGCAGGCTGTAAGTAGCGAGAGCGCAGATATAATCTCTCGCCTAAGCAAAAACGAAAAATTCATAAATCCAAAGGAGCTTTGA
- a CDS encoding GGDEF domain-containing protein, which yields MADAKKPATIVLQSDKKSLDIAIAAADGQIAPAKPKPAKTEDKPKVDASLLNALNKFSTNVLSHMLSDQVFATPDNFEVYFAKLLEGEDSELKSFITSLSSNDLKKTSAHTRIQMETEIRHGFVQIKNILQVISLVYKNLIIMEGIVKKRLDESKRNSNAFEIQDCIKAFSDDLKKLDALMSRHINAIKANYDEVGKVFKNISAQSVYDPQYAVFNKLYFIEVLRSNLAYVKKYGYSETLMFVKVDPKVLAKIDSMNDKRGILRNIAQTLFNISRRSDVVAHYDNGCFCVLMQHTDIEGAKLACDRIRKLISQAKFFISESELKLDLQMVLTPLNAKLSAEEIISNALDGLERASGKNYEIVESK from the coding sequence ATGGCAGATGCAAAAAAGCCCGCAACAATTGTTTTACAAAGTGACAAAAAATCACTTGACATCGCAATAGCTGCAGCAGACGGGCAAATAGCGCCCGCAAAACCAAAACCAGCAAAAACCGAAGACAAACCAAAAGTAGATGCTTCACTGCTAAATGCTTTGAATAAATTCTCAACAAATGTGCTAAGTCATATGCTAAGCGATCAAGTCTTTGCTACGCCTGATAATTTTGAGGTGTATTTTGCCAAGCTACTTGAGGGCGAAGATAGTGAGTTAAAAAGCTTTATTACTAGTCTTAGCAGCAATGATCTTAAAAAAACAAGCGCACATACTCGTATACAAATGGAAACCGAGATTCGCCATGGCTTTGTGCAGATCAAAAATATACTTCAAGTAATCAGCCTAGTGTATAAAAATCTCATTATCATGGAAGGCATAGTAAAAAAGCGCCTAGATGAGAGTAAACGCAACTCAAACGCCTTTGAAATTCAAGATTGCATAAAGGCATTTAGCGATGATCTTAAAAAACTTGATGCTCTCATGAGCCGCCACATAAATGCTATAAAAGCAAACTACGATGAGGTTGGCAAGGTCTTTAAAAACATTAGCGCTCAAAGTGTATATGATCCACAATACGCTGTATTTAACAAACTTTATTTTATAGAAGTTCTACGCTCAAACTTAGCCTATGTGAAAAAATACGGATATAGCGAGACCTTGATGTTTGTCAAAGTAGATCCAAAAGTGCTAGCTAAGATTGATTCTATGAATGACAAGCGTGGAATTTTGCGCAATATCGCTCAAACACTATTTAACATCTCTCGCCGCTCAGATGTGGTGGCTCACTATGATAATGGTTGTTTTTGCGTGCTTATGCAACACACTGATATAGAAGGTGCAAAGCTAGCCTGTGATCGTATCCGCAAGCTAATCAGCCAAGCGAAGTTTTTTATAAGCGAAAGTGAGCTAAAGCTTGATTTACAAATGGTTCTAACCCCACTAAATGCCAAACTAAGCGCAGAAGAGATTATCTCAAATGCTCTTGATGGACTTGAAAGGGCAAGTGGCAAAAACTACGAAATAGTAGAGAGCAAATAA
- a CDS encoding 7-carboxy-7-deazaguanine synthase QueE, which produces MKLIEHFLSIQGEGAYAGRLAIFVRFGGCNLRCAGFGVRLKAPNAKELIGCDTIKAAQCENFDFKDTNFSELKNIIKSHNAPNAIIVLSGGEPLLHQKNPDFKDFLRFLLEQNRQVHFESNGTIEPDFKALPELKNCYFALSVKLENSGESKEKRINARALKSIFANSKGAFYKFVLSGADDEIREIKEILAIQNGGVWLMPLGASKNELEITAPKVAGLAIKHGFNYSDRIHIRLWDNKEGV; this is translated from the coding sequence ATGAAGTTAATAGAGCATTTTTTAAGCATTCAAGGCGAGGGAGCGTATGCTGGCAGACTTGCGATTTTTGTGCGTTTTGGGGGCTGTAACCTGCGCTGCGCTGGATTTGGAGTGCGCCTAAAAGCTCCAAATGCCAAAGAACTAATCGGCTGCGATACCATAAAAGCGGCGCAGTGCGAGAATTTTGATTTTAAAGATACTAATTTTAGCGAGCTAAAAAACATTATAAAAAGCCATAACGCCCCAAATGCTATAATCGTGCTAAGCGGTGGCGAGCCACTTTTGCATCAAAAAAACCCTGATTTTAAAGACTTTTTGCGCTTTTTATTGGAGCAAAATAGGCAAGTTCACTTTGAGAGCAATGGCACGATTGAGCCTGATTTTAAGGCTTTGCCAGAGCTAAAAAACTGCTATTTTGCCCTTAGTGTAAAGCTAGAAAATAGTGGCGAGAGCAAAGAAAAGCGCATAAATGCTAGGGCTTTAAAAAGTATTTTTGCTAATAGCAAAGGGGCTTTTTATAAATTTGTGCTAAGTGGCGCAGATGATGAAATAAGAGAGATTAAAGAGATTTTGGCTATCCAAAATGGGGGTGTGTGGCTAATGCCTTTGGGGGCTAGCAAAAACGAGCTTGAAATCACAGCGCCAAAGGTGGCGGGGCTTGCTATAAAACATGGCTTTAATTATAGCGACCGTATTCATATAAGGCTGTGGGATAATAAAGAGGGCGTGTAA
- a CDS encoding RsmE family RNA methyltransferase has protein sequence MRFLYCAEAGDETIELSGDSFAHLKAQRKRGGEILRLQNLRENIAYFYEISEIKRNSARLVFAKSEKLLAQNFWLKIGWAVCESAVIEKSLPFLNELGVGELLLFYADFSQKNIKLDFARFERILASSCEQCGRNLAMSVRVCELSEIENAVLLDFGGDDFSTLGGDEILLIGAEGGWSDAERAKFKRKIGLKSSCVLRAQTAIISAAAKILA, from the coding sequence ATGAGGTTTTTATACTGCGCAGAGGCTGGGGATGAGACTATAGAACTTAGCGGTGATAGCTTTGCTCATTTAAAAGCGCAAAGAAAACGCGGGGGAGAGATTCTAAGGCTTCAAAATCTGCGTGAAAATATTGCGTATTTTTATGAAATTAGCGAAATAAAAAGAAATAGCGCAAGGCTAGTTTTTGCTAAAAGCGAGAAGCTTTTGGCGCAAAACTTTTGGCTAAAAATCGGCTGGGCTGTATGCGAAAGTGCTGTAATAGAAAAGAGCTTGCCCTTTTTAAACGAACTTGGTGTGGGCGAGCTTTTGCTTTTTTATGCTGATTTTAGCCAAAAAAACATTAAGCTCGATTTTGCTAGATTTGAGCGAATTTTAGCTAGCAGCTGTGAGCAATGCGGTAGAAATCTGGCTATGAGCGTGAGAGTTTGCGAGCTTAGTGAGATTGAAAATGCGGTGCTTTTAGACTTTGGCGGAGATGATTTTAGCACTTTGGGCGGTGATGAAATTTTGTTAATTGGTGCTGAGGGTGGCTGGAGCGATGCTGAGAGAGCGAAGTTTAAGCGTAAAATTGGGCTAAAATCTAGCTGTGTTTTAAGGGCGCAAACCGCGATTATCTCAGCTGCAGCAAAGATTTTAGCGTAG
- the def gene encoding peptide deformylase, whose translation MIRKIITYPNPNLFKKSLPVESFDDELATLLDDMYDTMIASNGIGISAVQIDELKRVFLVLIPRELDELDEDGDPKTVQLKEDLIEIINPRFISKTGEQTYKEGCLSVPGYYEEVKRAEFIELEFFDRYGKKQTLKADGLKAVCIQHEYDHLDGHLFIEKIGYTKRKKFDKEFKEALKKGKAIL comes from the coding sequence ATGATCCGCAAGATAATTACTTACCCAAATCCAAATCTTTTTAAAAAGAGTCTACCAGTAGAAAGCTTTGATGACGAGCTTGCTACCTTGCTTGATGATATGTATGATACTATGATTGCTAGCAATGGTATAGGCATTTCAGCGGTTCAAATAGACGAGTTAAAGCGAGTTTTTTTGGTGCTTATCCCAAGAGAGCTTGACGAGCTTGATGAAGACGGCGATCCAAAAACAGTTCAGCTAAAAGAAGATTTAATAGAAATCATAAATCCAAGATTTATAAGTAAAACTGGCGAGCAGACTTATAAAGAAGGCTGTCTTAGTGTGCCAGGGTATTATGAAGAGGTTAAAAGAGCCGAGTTTATAGAACTAGAATTCTTTGATAGATACGGCAAAAAGCAGACCTTAAAAGCAGATGGGCTAAAAGCTGTGTGTATACAGCACGAATACGATCATCTTGATGGGCATTTGTTTATAGAAAAAATCGGCTACACAAAGCGCAAAAAGTTTGATAAAGAGTTTAAAGAAGCCCTTAAAAAAGGCAAGGCAATTCTATAA
- a CDS encoding type II toxin-antitoxin system RelE/ParE family toxin translates to MKFEFDDRFIKALNDIESFIALDSLERAEKFKNDIIDKISSLDFMPKRCRKSTLANDESIRDLIFKGYIIVFKIENDTIKVLYIYKENEPKMIF, encoded by the coding sequence ATGAAATTTGAGTTTGATGATAGATTTATCAAAGCTTTAAACGATATAGAGAGCTTTATTGCGCTAGATAGCCTTGAGAGGGCTGAAAAATTCAAAAATGACATTATTGATAAAATTAGCTCTCTTGATTTTATGCCTAAACGCTGCCGCAAAAGCACGCTAGCAAATGATGAAAGCATAAGAGATTTGATATTTAAAGGCTACATTATAGTTTTTAAAATAGAAAATGACACAATAAAAGTTCTTTATATATACAAAGAAAATGAACCAAAGATGATTTTTTAG